A single window of Dehalococcoidales bacterium DNA harbors:
- a CDS encoding P-II family nitrogen regulator, whose translation MKKVEAIIREERLKAVIEGLEENGYFGLTVTEVSGRGRQKGLTLQGRSAQYQVDLIPKIKIEVVVMDGDVPLIVNTISRIARTGDIGDGKIFIIPVEDAIRIRTGEVGEDTL comes from the coding sequence ATGAAAAAGGTAGAAGCGATTATTCGTGAAGAAAGGTTAAAAGCGGTGATCGAAGGCCTGGAGGAAAACGGTTATTTTGGGCTTACAGTAACAGAAGTTAGCGGCCGGGGACGCCAGAAAGGGCTGACCTTGCAGGGAAGATCTGCCCAGTACCAGGTTGACTTGATACCCAAGATTAAAATTGAGGTGGTAGTTATGGATGGAGATGTTCCCTTGATAGTCAATACGATATCCCGGATTGCTCGTACAGGAGACATCGGAGACGGTAAAATATTTATAATCCCAGTAGAAGATGCGATAAGGATCCGTACCGGAGAAGTTGGCGAAGACACACTTTAA